The following DNA comes from Calditrichota bacterium.
ATAAATTTATTGCGCAATTCATCGACCCGGATTCCACAAAGGTCATTGATGCCGGCGGCAGACTTGTCGTGCCCGGATTTAATGACGCCCACGCTCATTTCAATAAAATTGACCCGGATTACATCGATTTGCGTTACATTCGTGATCCGAAGATTATCACTGAGCGCGTCAGGGAGAAGGTGGCGCAGAAAAAGCCGGGCGAATTGATTTACGGAGGCCGCTGGGAACACGAGATGTTTTTCGATAAAAAATGGCCTACCAAGGAATTGCTCGATGAAGTTGCGCCGAATAACCCGGTCGTGCTCAGTCGCGCAGATGGCCATTCGGTTTTGGTGAACAGTTACGTGATCAAACATTCCGGAATCACAAAGGACACGCCCGATCCTTACGGCGGTGAAATCATGCGCGATCCGAAAACCGGCGAACCCACCGGTATTTTTAAAGAATCTGCCAAAGCTTTGCTGAAATACGGAGCAGTGAAACGTGAGCTTTCGCCCGAAGAAAAAGAAGCGCGAGAAATGGCAGAATGGGAGGCGGCGCTGAAAATGGCGGCAAAATTGGGCGTCACCAGCATTCAATATCCCGGCGGCGGAGACCCGGAAATCTTTGAAAAATTCAAAAAGATGGGAAAATTAACCCTCCGCGTGGACATTTCCGGCAGACTGACTGATGACAGAACCCGGCTTCGGAAATATGATGAACTGCGCAAAAAATACCCCCGCGAAAATAATTGGATTCGCTTTGGAATTTTGAAGGGGTTCATGGACGGCACACTTGGTTCGGCGACAATGATGGTTTTCAAACCTTTTGAAGATGATCCGGCTAATACAGGTCTGGCGCAAATGCCTTACGAGGAACTGGAACGAAAAGTTTTGCTGTGCGACTCGCTGGGATTTCAGATCGGCATTCATGCCATTGGACCCAAAGCGAATCGCTGGATTCTCAACGCTTACGAAAAAGCCATTGAAGTAAACGGCAAACGCGACAGCCGCCATCGCAGTGAACACGCGCAGATTTTGACAAAAGAAGACATCCCCCGATTTGCGGAATTGGGCGTGATTGCTTCCATGCAGCCGACGCACTGCATCACGGACAAAAGATTTTGCGAAAAACGAATCGGCAAAGAACGCAGCAAATATGCCTATGCCTGGCGCTCTCTGCTCGATGCCGGAGCAAGAATAGCATTCGGCACTGATTATTCGGTGGAACCGTTGAACCCGCTGGAAGGTCTCTATGCCGCAGTGACGCGAAAAGATCGCGCCGGTGAAGAGGGCGATGGCTGGTTCCCGGAACAAAAACTCACCATGGAAGAAGCGATTGAACTTTACACGGTGGGTTCAGCTTACGCGCAATTCATGGAAGACCGCAAAGGCATGATCAAAAAAGGCTATCTGGCGGACATGGTTATTTTTCACGAAGATTTATTTAATCTGCCTGAAGATAAAATCATGCCGGCGCATGTGGATTATACAATTGTCGGCGGAAAGATAGTTTACCAGCGAGAAATTGAAAATTAAACGGACGAGAAAGATGGGCGTAGCTTCGAATGGCGCATACATCTTTGAAACGCCGGTACATTTATTATGCGGAGAAAGAAAAGAATGACGAAACGAAAAATAGTTGCGCTATCGATTTTGATCCTGATTCTGTGCGCCGGATACGCGGCAGCATCCCACGTGCCCATCAGCGGGAAAATACTTGATCTTGCTACAAATTACAGCGTCCCTTACGCGCAAATTTACGTGACCAATTTGAATACGGGTGCTACGGATTCGGTCAAATCTGATCACCGCGGAAACTGGAATTATGAATTTGTCACCAGCACCGTGGAGGACAATGGTTTTATTCCGGGAAAATTTCAGGTTTCTCCGAACTATCCCAATCCGTTCAATCCTTCCACGCGCGTTAATTTTTATCTGCCCGGCGCCAGCAGTGTGACAGCGGTTGTTCACAATATTCTGGGCGAGACCGTTGAACTGCAAAAAACCGATTTGAGCGCCGGATACCATTCCTTGACCTGGTCAGGAAAGGGGAGTGCCGGCGTTTACTTTTTGACCATCAAGACCAGATTCGGTTCCGCTACGCAGAAAATGACGCAAATTGATCAGCTCAACGGCAGTGGTTTTTCCGGATTTGTAGCTTCGGCCAACACCCGACTTACAAAACCCGCCGGATCAATTCCCGTCAGAATTATTGTGACAAAATTCAGCTATGCGCCGGATACAATCGAAGCGGAAATTCAGGGCAATGAATATTTTGAGATAAAGCTGGAAACACTCCATTCCCGCGCATTAGTCGTGGATTTGCACAATGATATTTTGGAAAAAATGTTGGAGGATTCGGATTATCATCTGGCGGATTTTCATAGTTACAATCATACGGACATTCCGCGCATGAAAATCGGTGGGGTGGACCTCCAATTTTTCGCTGTGTGGGTGAGTCCGACAAGGTATGTAAATCACTATTTTGACACTGCGTTAAGAATGCTCGATATTTTTGACTCTGAAATGGCGCTCAACTCCGATGCCATTGTTCACGCGAATAGTGCGGGCGAAGTACTGTCCATTGTGGC
Coding sequences within:
- a CDS encoding amidohydrolase, with protein sequence MLKKLSLCLSTFLIIFLLFSCQQKYSGPSADLVIKNAKIVTIDKQNPRAQAVAVKDEFIIGVGSDKFIAQFIDPDSTKVIDAGGRLVVPGFNDAHAHFNKIDPDYIDLRYIRDPKIITERVREKVAQKKPGELIYGGRWEHEMFFDKKWPTKELLDEVAPNNPVVLSRADGHSVLVNSYVIKHSGITKDTPDPYGGEIMRDPKTGEPTGIFKESAKALLKYGAVKRELSPEEKEAREMAEWEAALKMAAKLGVTSIQYPGGGDPEIFEKFKKMGKLTLRVDISGRLTDDRTRLRKYDELRKKYPRENNWIRFGILKGFMDGTLGSATMMVFKPFEDDPANTGLAQMPYEELERKVLLCDSLGFQIGIHAIGPKANRWILNAYEKAIEVNGKRDSRHRSEHAQILTKEDIPRFAELGVIASMQPTHCITDKRFCEKRIGKERSKYAYAWRSLLDAGARIAFGTDYSVEPLNPLEGLYAAVTRKDRAGEEGDGWFPEQKLTMEEAIELYTVGSAYAQFMEDRKGMIKKGYLADMVIFHEDLFNLPEDKIMPAHVDYTIVGGKIVYQREIEN
- a CDS encoding T9SS type A sorting domain-containing protein, translated to MTKRKIVALSILILILCAGYAAASHVPISGKILDLATNYSVPYAQIYVTNLNTGATDSVKSDHRGNWNYEFVTSTVEDNGFIPGKFQVSPNYPNPFNPSTRVNFYLPGASSVTAVVHNILGETVELQKTDLSAGYHSLTWSGKGSAGVYFLTIKTRFGSATQKMTQIDQLNGSGFSGFVASANTRLTKPAGSIPVRIIVTKFSYAPDTIEAEIQGNEYFEIKLETLHSRALVVDLHNDILEKMLEDSDYHLADFHSYNHTDIPRMKIGGVDLQFFAVWVSPTRYVNHYFDTALRMLDIFDSEMALNSDAIVHANSAGEVLSIVADKKIAAAIGVEGGHSIENKIENLIALYERGMRYMTITWNNSTDWAVSAKDSRSRTVGLSEFGKKVIRTMDSLGVIIDVSHTGIKTIEDILAVTKNPIVATHSGVRALRDRYRNLYDDQIVAIANTGGVIGVVFYPPFLSSTGYASIATVANHIDYI